ATTGCCCTTTCCCCTATGATTGAACCCCAAATGAGTCCCTATGGCTCTTGGAAATCGCCTATTACCTCAGACTTAATTGTGGCAGGAGCGATCGCCCTTGGCGGCCCTCGACTCGATGCAGATTGCCTATACTGGTCGGAAGGTCGTCCGAGTGAAGGGGGACGTAGCGTCATTGTCCAGTGCACTTCAAATGGACAAATCCAGGACGTTACCCCCGCTTCCTATAACGTGCGAACCCGAGTTCATGAATATGGGGGAGGCGCTTCCTTAATAGACGCAGGAACGATCTATTTTGTGAATTTTGCCGACCAACGTCTCTATCGGCAGCCGGTGGGTGAAGACCCCCAACCGGTGACTGGCGAAAGTCAATGCTGTTATGCTGATTTTCGATTAGATTCGCGCCGTAATAGTCTAGTGAGTGTGCAAGAAGACCATAGCGCAGAAGGAGAAGCGGTTAATCGAATTGTCAGCATTGACCTGGAAACGGGTGCCTCCACCACCCTGACTGAAGGATATGATTTTTACGCTTCTCCCCGCTTAAGTCCTGATGGTTCCCAACTGTGCTGGATCTGCTGGAATCATCCCAATATGCCTTGGGATGGCACCGAGTTATGGGTTGCTCCAGTGAATGAGAAGGGTACATTAGGTACAGCAACCCTGGTAGCAGGAAGTACGACGGAATCGATCTTTGAGCCGCAATGGTCTCCGGATGGAGTACTGTATTTTGTGAGCGATCGCACGAACTGGTGGAACCTGTATCGTTGGGATGGTCGTTCTATAGACGCTCTTTATCCCAAAGCAGCGGAATTTGGGCTTCCTCAATGGGTTTTTGGCATGAGTACCTATACGTTTGCCGATGCAGAAACGATTATCTGCATCTATTCGGAAAATGGCAACGATACCCTGGCTAAACTCAACACGAGCAGCAAAACTTTAGAGGTTATTCCTACTCCCTACAGCAGTCTGTCTGCGCCTCAAGTGCAGGGAAACCAGATTATCCTACTCGCAGCATCGGCAACTCAACCAAGCGCCTTAATTCAACTGGACTTATCGGGCGAAAATCTAGAGATTATTTATAAGTCTAGCCAGTTAGAAATCGATCCCGGTTATCTTTCTGTTCCAGAGGCAATTTCCTTTCCCACGGAAAACGGCTTAACCGCTTATGGATTTTATTATCCGCCCCAGAATAAAGATTATCAAGCACCGGAAGGAGAAAAACCGCCCTTATTGGTGAAAAGTCATGGAGGTCCGACGGCTTCGACTTCGAGTAGATTTAATCTTAAGCTCCAATATTGGACAAGTCGCGGCTTTGCTATCCTGGATGTGAATTATGGGGGAAGCACGGGATATGGTCGGGAGTATCGCAAACGGTTGGATAGTTCCTGGGGTATTGTGGATGTGGATGATTGCGCTAATGGTGCGAAGTATCTGGCCGAGCAGGGTAAGGTGGATGAAAATCGGTTAGCTATCTCTGGAGGAAGTGCGGGAGGCTATACAACGTTATGCGCTCTGACGTTCCGGGATACGTTTCAGGCGGGAGCGAGTTACTATGGAGTTAGCGATTTAGAAGCCTTAGCTACCGATACCCATAAGTTTGAATCGCGCTATTTAGATGGATTGATCGGGCCGTATCCTGAACGTAAGGATGTTTATATTGAGCGATCGCCCATTCATTTTACCCAACAACTCTCCTGTCCTGTCGCCTTCTTCCAAGGACTCGAAGATAAAGTTGTCCCCCCCAACCAAGCAGAAATGATGGTTAACGCCTTAAAAGAAAAGGGGTTACCGGTTGCCTATGTCGCCTTTGAAGGCGAGCAACATGGCTTCCGCAAAGCCGAAAATATTAAACGCGCTCTTGATGGGGAATTTTACTTTTATTCCCGCGTCTTTGGCTTTGAAGTAGCTGACAAGGGGGGAGAAATTGAGATTGAGGGTTAGAAAGCGGGTTTCTGCGTTTACTTTTGGTTGGGTGTCGAAGGCGATCGTAGAAACCCGGTTTCTTGGTCATGATGCTTTATAATCTTGTATACTACTAACTAGAATCTCCGGTCAATTCAAGCAAGGCTATGTCACTACAAGAATTTAAACAGCAAGTAGTAAAGCTCTCCGTGAGAGAACGTCTATCATTAGTCAGTTTTATTATTGATTCTTTACCCGAATTCAGGCGTTCTACCGCAGAACGTTCTAGGGCAATTGAACAAATGCGAGGGTTGTTAAAAACCGATAAACCCGCACCGACTGATGAGGAAGTGGAGACTATGCTAGAAGAGAGGCGGATAAACAAGTATCTTTAGGCACAATCAAAACCGCGAGGTACTTTTAGGTGAAATTTTTAATCGATACTAATATTGTATTAGATTTTTTATTGCAACGAGAACCATTTTATCAAGATGCAGAACGACTGTTTCAAGCAATTCATGACAATAAAATTATAGGATATGTTACTGCCACTACTCTAACCAACATTTTTTATATTGCCAGAAGGCATACAGCAAGTATTGATAAGGCTCAACAGGCTGTTGTCGCCACACTAGATATAATGGTCATTTGTCCAGTTAATCGAGAAACTTTAGAATCAGCATTGACTGTTGGTTGTACTGATTTTGAAGATGCTGTTCAAGTCGCATGTGCCATGGATCGAGGTTTGGATGGAGTTGTAACTCGTGATACAGGTTTTCCCAATGTACTAATTCCCATTTTATCTGTAGCCGAAGCCTTACAGCAGCTAGAAAATGGCCCATAGAGCCTATTTGAGAGCGTACAATCTCTTGT
The sequence above is drawn from the Roseofilum reptotaenium CS-1145 genome and encodes:
- a CDS encoding S9 family peptidase, which encodes MNLADFIALSPMIEPQMSPYGSWKSPITSDLIVAGAIALGGPRLDADCLYWSEGRPSEGGRSVIVQCTSNGQIQDVTPASYNVRTRVHEYGGGASLIDAGTIYFVNFADQRLYRQPVGEDPQPVTGESQCCYADFRLDSRRNSLVSVQEDHSAEGEAVNRIVSIDLETGASTTLTEGYDFYASPRLSPDGSQLCWICWNHPNMPWDGTELWVAPVNEKGTLGTATLVAGSTTESIFEPQWSPDGVLYFVSDRTNWWNLYRWDGRSIDALYPKAAEFGLPQWVFGMSTYTFADAETIICIYSENGNDTLAKLNTSSKTLEVIPTPYSSLSAPQVQGNQIILLAASATQPSALIQLDLSGENLEIIYKSSQLEIDPGYLSVPEAISFPTENGLTAYGFYYPPQNKDYQAPEGEKPPLLVKSHGGPTASTSSRFNLKLQYWTSRGFAILDVNYGGSTGYGREYRKRLDSSWGIVDVDDCANGAKYLAEQGKVDENRLAISGGSAGGYTTLCALTFRDTFQAGASYYGVSDLEALATDTHKFESRYLDGLIGPYPERKDVYIERSPIHFTQQLSCPVAFFQGLEDKVVPPNQAEMMVNALKEKGLPVAYVAFEGEQHGFRKAENIKRALDGEFYFYSRVFGFEVADKGGEIEIEG
- a CDS encoding type II toxin-antitoxin system VapC family toxin encodes the protein MKFLIDTNIVLDFLLQREPFYQDAERLFQAIHDNKIIGYVTATTLTNIFYIARRHTASIDKAQQAVVATLDIMVICPVNRETLESALTVGCTDFEDAVQVACAMDRGLDGVVTRDTGFPNVLIPILSVAEALQQLENGP